CGTCGGAAAATATCGACATGTAAACTAGAACTAAATTTTGACAAGTCAGTATACTGGAACCAAAATGGGATCAATTAATaaaccaaaaaatttattttcccagTATAACTTAGCTTATCACTAGAGATGAAAGACCTAAACCTTTTATCAGAAAGTAACTAAACCTATGGATGGGCAACCTAGAATATCACGTTAATTCAGTAGAGTAGAGGGGTAAGTAAACGAAAAGGAGGGGGGGAAACGGAATATCATTTCACTCGATAAAtcctttttcatgaaaaaattgGGGTAACCTGCATGCTGTGACTTTTGAGGACAAAAAAAAGATGTATCCCTCTAAAGCTTTGTTTTATGATGACAAGATAAGATTAATTATCATTTGGGGTCACAAAAAAGCAATAATTAATGaaacacaaattatatattcttcAAAAATCAAGAAATCATATTACAAATAGCAAAATGCAAGCATCATTaatcaactcaaatcttttaaggtGATACATTAAAAAGTACACATTCcataataattacataaaatttcaaatattttgttgCTGCCTCCAATAATCCAGACAAATTAAGCCCTTAATGTTTTACTTTTTCCAGAGCCTTGAGACACACTATTTGATCAGCAACATCAACTGATTTCTGATTCTTGCATCCTAAAAGCCCGCCGGGCCGAATCTTTTGTGCTTCCTTGCCCCCTCCGTTTCTGTTTCTTGGATTCATATTGTTGTTTCTTGAAACCATGTCGCCTGAAATGCTAACGCATCTTTCTTCGGTGTCCGACAGAACCGACGAGTAATCTACGGCGCCTGCCGTGACTACACTCCATTGAATACTGGCTTCACTTGGTGCATATTGTGATATAGGACTCATGCAACAAGACACTACATCATCTTGATCTGTTTTTGAGgctaagatttgatttatacaacccGAGATATTATCGATTTCGAATAGATCGGAGCTTGCATCACTAGCCATATCATCACAAATTATTGTGCTTGTTCCGATAGTAGAGGCGGCTGGAATACTATTCTGATGGCTTTTCCCGTCTGGAATTGCGTCCCATGTCAACATGGAGAGTTTCCTTTCCAAATTCGTAGCTATATCTCCCTTTGATGAAATCCTTGATCCGAACACTTCGATTGAGAATCTCGCCTCTTCCGACTTTTCTTCTTCGATCTCGATTTTGTCTATGATGAAATATTGTGATTCTTGGTCCGGGTTTTTGGTGAGATGATGGGATATTCGATCTGATCCGGTTCGACCGGCCTTCGAGGTCTTGTATGTGATGTCGTGTGGGATGATCTGATCATTGATCTTGACATTTTTCTTGTCGAAACAAGGCACCTGGCAACCAAAGCCGGCGAAAATTCTCCAGCTGGTGGATTTTTTCTGCTTAGTTTGCGAATAGTTTCTTCGTAGATTCTGCATAATTTCGGTTTGGCTGGTCCAGCTACTCGTTTCAGAAGCAAGGCTTCTTGTTTCTTTGAATGCATTCGAAGAGATTCGGGGTAGATTTACGGGCCTATTTTTGTTAAATTCTCTTTTCAACCCTGATGTGTATTCTAATTTCATGTTGAAGTACCTGTCAGCGCCAAAAACACTGATTTCTCCATCTTTGGAATGGTGATCTTGAGAGAAGGTGAATGCTGAAACAGGATCTTGAATCTGCCGTGGAACTTTGAACACAAAATTCTCTCCTGAAGTGTTGAGATACGAAAATGAATCTGTTCGGCCGTTTTTTAGGCTATCTTGAGCGTCTTTCGAGTGTGAAATATTGGCATGGAATGGAGATTTGATTGAAGGGGACTTACCTTTTCCTGAGTTTATGACAAGAGGGGTTTCTTGGGCCGAAATCCGGCGAACCAAGTTTTCTTTATCCCTGTCTAGGTAACACGAAAACGAGGCAACACGAAGACTCATATTGTCTTCATTCTCCATGGATGTAGAATCGATTTCGGTTACGATGACAACAAATTAATCTGGGAAGAATTTTTATGTAGAGATATATGATTATATAAGATATGCATGAAAAATCAGATGCAAATTTATAACATTGGGAATAATTTTGAGCATTCATGCACGAAGGTGGAGCAAAGTTTTGAGTTTAGAATGGCTCCATGCAAAAGCTATCCTTTAAGTAGGCATGGCAAGATGGTTAATGCAGCTAGGCAGTGGATCCTACTTGTTTGTTACCTCGTGTGACGGTTTCACTTTTACGGCCGCTGCAGGGAAGATCAACATGGTTAAAAAAAGCAAAGTTAGGGTCGTCCCCACTACATATTCAACTAGATATTCTTTGGTCTCCGTGACATCCTAAAGTCCATTTTAATACCTAATACAGTCTCAAATTTATTTTCCTTAACAATCTTCAATGATAGAAATGAAATCTTTAGGAGAAGTTACGAGTCCTGCAAACAATCTTTCCAATATTCAACGGGAAAGCCCTCACAATTCAATTAATGACTGGTTTCATAAGATTATATTGATCCAGTAGGATGAGTACTGAAACTAAAACTGCAAAGATGGATCAAAATCACTAGAGATATAATATGAACTAGGTTACAAAAACCAATGATCGATCATAAAACCATTTTGTCAGAGATCTCATTTTGCCTTCGAGTTAGAAAAACGCAGGTAGTTATAGTCATTATGAATGTCATCACTGGAGATTTGGATATGATATGTTTACATTTATTACATGTTCTTTGGTTTAGGAATATACATTTAATGCAAGGTTAGAAATTCTTGCAAAGCCACCAGACTAAGAAGTGGCTCAGAAGGAAGGTTTAAAACCCACCATTCGTTCGACCTATCGAGCCTAAAGTAGGGACTACAATGTCCAAATCATaatgaatttatgatttaaagctCCATATAATTTATCAGCAAGGAATTTTTGGTAGTTGGATTCCAGAGATCGACAATATATATTAATGTCTGAAAAGTGACTCGTTCTTCAAATGTACATATATATCTTCTTGCTTTCTTATCTTTTGGAgaaatcttttaatttaaagaaagtCCATtctaattaatgattttttgcATGACACAAACTCCCAAGATCAAATGCACAAAACCAGAAATTAATCGAATATGTATGTCCCCGAGATGTATATTAATGTACGATGATCTTGTTTTTAGAATTTTGGTAGAATATGTATTGGTTGTTGCGTGAGGGGTAGACTAGAGTATCGTTATCACCTAAGTTTTGAATACATTTTACTCCCAAAAACATATCCCACTTGATCTAGTGGGTAAAGCCATATCCAAACATTAATGAAGGGAAAAATTCTTTCTGAGATAAATAAGTTGAAAGAAAAATTGCTTTTCAAGACAGAAAATTTTTCAATGTCTTTTACTTCAGCCTGCACTTAAAACATAATCTCACCCCAACTGTTTCAAAGTTGATAAATCGTTTTCGAAACaaacaaaacaataaaaaaaattccaagtgATCATCACGAAAGACATTGTGTGAACAAGATTATTTGTGTAAAAAATATGTTCTAAACTTTGAAAGATTTTAGTTCGAGCAGGAGACTGTCTTTTCCTTGTATTCCAGTTCGGTCCCCTCACATAAAATGCGGTAAGTCGTAACATGTTCCTACGTCAATAAGGACCAAATCATTTATTGTTATAAATGATTACTCTTACGATGGGGATGAATCAGATCGGTTGTGTAACAACTTATTGATCTAGTATTTGGATTTCGAGTTCGAATCTTGTCGAATGTATGCGTGAATAAATTTTATGGGATCAGTTGTCTATCATTGAAATGAAAAGCTATATACAACCAGTGACGACGATACAACTTATTTTAACCATGCAGCAAGCTATCAAAACACCAAGGTTCTTCAATACATCATACTAAGTCAACGATATATGACAACAACGGCCATAGTTGCTGTACGTAAAATGAAGTTGAAATTTGAATCGTGAAATTTCATGTAAGATATAGCTGCTGTCATTTGCCTAAAACAGTGGCTAGTTCATGAAATTTGCCGTTGGTGAAACCCTGAAATTCAACTACAGAATAATTCGTTATACGGAGACTATTTGGAATCGATAATATTGAAAACTTATTAGTTTAAAAACAGGAAAAAATCATTTGGAGTAAGTGCACAGGTTTGCTTTATTCTGTCATTAACGAAATGCATCAAATGGCAGACATTTATGAATgcagtcttttttttttaacagaCTCACATGGAAGAATAAATGTCCATATTTAGATACAGTGATCTTAGGGTATTATCTTAAGGGTAACATGATGTCGGGATTTTCTATTAACTATCCTAGCACTTCACCACAGCAAATAATTTCTTTTCAACAGTTAAAAAAAACCATCTATTTCTTGAACCATTATGGCATTCATCTCATGTATACCCCATACAGCATTCTCAACTCTCATAAAATACATAGATAAAATTGAATTGTAAAATTTATAGAAAGATAATCACCACATTCCAAAAAGATTGCTTGATGctttaataaaacaaatttcAATCACTAGAATCAAAATATACTGAATTAACCATTTGTCATATAGTATCTTGATGTCTTCCCGGATGGCCTCTAGCTAGCTCTTCGATACTATACAAAAATGATAAAAGCTGAGTGTGAGAATAACTTTTTGGAGTGAGTGTTCGAGTTCATTTATCGGATTTGACCCAAAGTTTCAGGGTATGTCCGACCAAAGATTTTACCTACTCATAACTCAATAGTAAAATCCTGTAAATAAAGCAAAAATGGCTCTCATAGAAAGTACATAATGGAAATGTGCAACCAAATAATAAGTATCATGTAGAGCAATGTCTAGCCCAGAATTCACAATAACTATTCCAGTGAGTCCTCCTATAGTGAACAAAAAGATGAACTCTACAACAAATTCTATGGGAAAGTCCTTTCTTTCTTTTGCACCTGATCACTTAAGTGAGCATCGATGATTTGACACTTATCTATTGAATATTTGgggaaaattacaattttggtcttgtaaagatattttttttaattttagttcattctaaatgaattttcatttaaaatcatataactTGTATTCTtttctctctgttttttttccatttttgtcatttttttacCCGATTACATCACGTCTTctggtaaaaaaaattcaaggtaaaggacaaaaaataaaaatttatcataataagactaaaaataaaaaatacaaattaaaaaattaaaatgcatcattaaCATAACTAAAAtagcaaaaatttaaatttgaacagaaaaaatttaatttgaccCATGTCTGGTTTCAAAGTCCAATATATAATAGAATTCGGAGCCTTTGGGTAGCCCATTGAATTTTGATTGAACCATACTAAAATGGCGAGTATACGAGTTGTAAGGCAGCGTATATTGAACCATAATAAAATGAcatttattgtgataattaaaatagtagtacaaatttgaatattaaataatggttaGTAACAATTAAcggttaaaaataatataataataattaaattatttataatatttgtcaaattaaaattttaattaaatatttttaaatttgttgaatttataattattttaaactttaggacattaaaataaagattaaattaatcaaacatcATCCTTTCTCCCTCAATGGATTATATAACCACCAACAAGAAGATAATAATGCATACAGTACGGATCGGGTGCGGGCTGAACGGGCCTATCACAATCTTAATCATGCACATTAAACACATGATAAGtgaatgattaaaaatcaatcatCCCTTATTATGTACATACACCAAATAATATCTAAATGTCTAAAAAATGGATGACATGCAGAAGATAGCTAGAAATAGTGATGTCAGATCAATTTTAATTTGTGGTCAGCTTATAGAATATTCCCGCACGTGCCACCAAAAATGTATGTAAGAATTGTAACATACGTAGGTATTCATTCTTCGACTTTGTTATACGTCTATTCGTTAATTGTTATTATTGGGTTTCTCTTCTCtcgaattcaaaaaaaaattataatatacaattaaaaaaaatcaagcacGTACGTAACCCTataatttaaattgaaataGGTTACTTCCTCGTAAGTTCTATATATGATCGGtttatataatttcaaaatgatTTCAACTTATGAGATCTATAAGATCAAGATATCGTTTGGCtcgtgtgtgtctatatatatatataattgagatTAATGCAACTAAAAGATTTATGTGGACTGTGTGAGGTTGAGTATGATTTAagacaaattattattatttttataatgaaattaattattttatgttagTGTGAATTTAAATGTTGTACCtaaggccatctccaacccataaatctattttggtgcagTTTTTGCACCAAAATAGTGCAGTATCTGCACCAAATATAAcattcatctccaacccatttacttcaaatcttacactaaaaagtatattcctaaaatattatttttgtttactatttatttataaatttaacaatataattttaattaatgttaatattagtattataattataattttatttttattaatggttaaatttatttatttgattcttatatatattaacTCTAATATTTATAATACGAATTAATACAAATGcttcattattaaaattgacataattttaatacagataatttatttttagaactTAATATGAATCCAAATTCAAACATCTGAACAATTATATTCCTCCCACAAATGATCAATTAAAACATTTCGTAGTGCATAGTGAGCATCTTTGTCTTTTATCCCTTTATATCGAGCgaaaaattcttgaaatctgATATTCTCATCGACGACCATTTCTACATCCGGAGTTGGTGCTTctctcatattttaatttttattattaaatatctaattattaaattaatataataataatatcatattattaaataaataatatttataattcttaaatatttattataattaaaaaaacaaaaaaaaattaaaaaaaaaagaaaaagaaaatctgGCGCAGGGGTTCACTTCTGCGCCAAATATGGCGCAGAGGGAAGCTTCTCCCCCTGCGCCAAAATAGCGCAGGGTTGGTGATGCCCTAATAACAACTTAGCTCGGTTTATTTCAGTCACGTCGCAGATTTTGACATTAAGGCCATCTACGGGCCCGACCCGATCTTTTATTGCTTTCTCTACGTGTCCATGACATTTAATGTGTTGCCATCTGGTGTACGATTCGCCTTACATGTGGTACATTTATGCTCGGTATGCCATGTGGGGCCAGCCCTATTTTGCTACTCTTTGACAAATACACAAGAATTAAATACAAAGCTTTAGCAATTGAAGGGATTATGCTGAAGATATATCCGCTGTCACATTCAAATTCATCGACATCCCCAAAATGATTACATTTATTTGGtaatatatattcataaaaaggactaaaaaatttcttatttggggataaaataaaatctataatttctcttatgagtaggtatcttgtgagacggtctcacgaagtaagacgggtcaacactaccgatattcacaataaaaagtaatactcttaggcTATGTTTGATGTGTAGGATAAGATAACTAATTGGACTGATGACAAAACTCGAGGTGAGGATATATAATATGTTGTGATAAATCATgttttgtttggtaagattttaataattatgataaattttacatttttttgtcGTTGAGACAAAAATAACCTAAACTAGCATTGATGATATTTGgcatataaaatgatatttgtaacagtgttttcaaaatcatgtgttttgttaataaataaatattttataaaattttaaattatagattatgtatttatctgataatttattttttaataaaaattaatatgattttgcattttatctcatttttaatattgatttctaattattttttctttgattttttaaattttatttagtttcatcgtgaaattatttatgtgatgtgtgtgcaaataaaaaaaatatataaaccatCAAAGAACATTAATTTTTGATTTCCTAAAACCTAAGCCGAGAGCATATCTAAAATTGTAGATATCTCATGTTGAGTCTTTTGTGGGTAAAAtggtaatttatattatattttagtaATTAGATTGTCAATCCCACCAAAACAATGGGATGTCTTTTCAatcaaatatgtattttttatcaTGGGCTTCTTGATTAATTGAGTTCGTAAAAAATGAGACAAAGATAGGTTTAACAATCTATCATTTACTTATCACCCACACCAAACATAccattagcataaaaagtaatactttttcatggatgacccaaataagagatctgtctcacaaaaaaatacccgtgaaatcgtctcacacaagtttttgtcttctcTTATTACGTGATGTTACATCAAAAGAAACAATTTTACATGCGTCGAGATCGTTGTGAGTAGGATccatatttgattaaaaacaattaaccacgataacaaaaaattattttaaacatatatatcaCGTACCGTTCGATGTGAAATAAGGATGTTAAACTTTATTAGAATAGTTGGTTAtggagtgaaaaatatttaaaaatgttcATGTGGAATAATATTGTTTCTAAGTAAGTCATATATTAATTTCTACAACTCATCGCAATACCAACACATAAAATGGTTCTAAAGTCCTCAAGTTTGGTGAGACATTTGACCTTAAAAGAAAAAGACTCATTGAAAGTAATTGAGTTGACCTCTTTCAATAAACACCCAAACCTAAAAAGGAGGCCACATTTTTTAGCCGACTCACCGCCATTATATTCTTTCAATTTCTAGCAAGAAAATTTTAACCAATTTCTTCAAATATCGAACTATATCACAACACTaaaaaagtttattatttattaataattatttaatcaatatgTGTGGTATGTGGGAAAGATTATAGGACAACATGAGATCAAATATaaccatgaaataaataaataaataaaattttaaaaatcaatcgatttttttttaaatgagtcATCAATTTATACATTAAAAGAGACGGCCAAATTGATTGATTGGTCGATATTTgcgattttaaaaattgattggCCGACTTTTGATTTGTTTTGCCTCGTTTCATCCGACTCTCTagatttaaacatttaattaataataaaataataatttgatagCTATGAATTTATGCCACACGTATGATGATTTTGTGTTGACCTTTTCCCTTTCTTTAACTCGTCGCTTTACACGCATTAATTATTTGTATGGagtatcaaatttttttaatatttattttaaaatggacATCCACTGAATGCGTTATAACTATATACTAATtcggaaaaaatatatatttaatcatttaaaatgataAGCTTTTTAGATTTTTACTATGTATAGAGTAAATTAAAACTACTTTCGTACATGAAATATAAATGACAAATTGATtcatgaattattattattattattattattcaagcAACCTCTAAATCCATTAATAAAGTATTAAGATTTTAATGTAATTCATATGTAGTTCAGCAGataaagtttttgttttttatgcatTAAGTTGTAGGTTTATTTCTACCtgggtcttttttttttctatttattttttaattaatatatcaaaattgcatTATAGTTCCTTACTagttcttataattatattttgatctttatttgaatttaaactaaatgaattttaaaaaaaatttactgcgTTGATACAttagtatatatatacaaaaaatttcCTTCtaaaaacttaattaattaggtCGACAGAGTCACTGGCGGCCCCCTCTATATTAGCACATTCTCATGTTGTCGACTATCTTTACATTGTGTGCTACGAGTAACCGATAAGCGATGACGACCAAGTCAATATTAGCTAATATATGTATTATTGTTATCAACGACATCTTAATCAATTATTAAATACGATTTTGTGTTCTAACATTATCTGCTAAATAATTGAACATCAGTTACTTTTCGAAAAGATTGTATATTTTGTCTGTGatagataataaaatatatatatacatgagaagaaatgaaatgaaatgaaattgtcacaaatcaattatatttaattattaacacTTTCTTGCTCGATTATATGACACAAAACttctttatatattttatccGGCTAACGTAATTTACAAGTTACTGCGCTAAACCTGTGGCTGCACTTGATTTGGAATGATAATATCCATTTcgattataaaaataaaatagtgtTAACATGAAAGCTGTTTTAAGCATATTTCAAGTAAGACGCTATTTAGTTGATTTAATTGTCTTTATTTTGTCgattaattaatgaaaacaGATCTGAAATTATTTTTGGCATGTATATTTATCATTATACCCAAGTACATGTATAGAACATAAAAACTTTTATGAAACTGTCTCTTGTATCAGTTTCCTCAGAAAGATCTCATATCTGACctgatccatgaaaaatattattttttgagtaGATTTTTTGTGAGATACTCTTACTGACATATATCCATTAGACGAGTTGACTCAACCTATatctacaataaaaagtaaattttttcatgagttggcTCAGATTGGAGATCCTTCTAAAAAATTTGCTCGTGAGATGATCTCACAAGAGTtgtgttattttttatataaaaaattatttttcacttcATGTATGGACCAAGTCGATCCAtctcataaatttaaaattcgtGATATCATCTCACATTAGACCCGGTTGATAGAATAGTTGGTAGTAAAAGTTAATTCTGTTTTGACgtgcaatgttgttgaatataaaaaatattgtttacaatttttttcatgtgtagaatattataattaaatctaAAATAAGATAAAACTGGCATGCCTCATAAAATCCATCGAGATTATCAACCATTGCTGACAGTATTACGAGCGCAATTGACACAGAGAATGAGAAAGATATGTCTTGAATGGTATATACATTAGTAATTAGAATCTACTCCAGAccagaataatttaaaataacattttcaaaatttatttttctgaatAAGATATATATATCGAGTCCATCTCGATCCACTTTATCTAGGATATGATAAAACAGAAACTGATAAAGAGGGAAAAGAAATTACGGTGCAATGAATGCGACGCGTTTTGGGAGGCAGCCGGAAGGAGAAGAAAATAAGGAAGAAGCTCCATTTCACTAAGCACGAGCTGACTTTTTATATGCTTATGGCTGTCAGCATTTTGACTCTTTAATACTTGGAAATCTTGGCCCACTTTTACTCATTCTTCTCTTCGAAGTCAGCCTACATAGCTACGTCTTCTTTCGTATCTTCAGTCTTCTATATATATTTCCCTTGGACAGATCCCACCCCCTCAGTAAGACTTTTGTCTCTTTCATGTATACCTCTGGTCTTTagcacccaaaaaaaaaaagaagaggaaAAAGCCCTAGGGAACAAAGGAAAAAAACCCATCTTTAGTTTcttggaaaaaatatatatatatatagtttttcccagtttTATAGAGAGAGATTTTAATGGGAAGACCGCCTTGCTGCGAAACAATTGGTGTGAAGAAAGGACCATGGACTCCAGAAGAGGATATAATCTTGGTTTCTTATATTCAAGAACAAGGCGCTGGGAATTGGAGAGCTGTTCCTTTCAATACAGGTAAAAGAAACAATCAATATTGGGTGGCTAAATATATTGTGTGtgcatttttttaatctttatttgattgattttttttttactgttttgGAGTTCTATAAGGTGTACTTTTTTCATATGGTCAATTTTGTTTAGTGGTTTGTTAGGATCATTTAAAGCTGTGTGATAAATATCGGAGAGCTCTGCACCGCTATCATCTTTAAgtggttatatttttatttgttatcgGCAGTAATTTTACATAAACGAACTTTTtacttattttaaaatcttggtTATATTCAAAATTGATCAGGCTTGCTCAGATGCAGCAAGAGTTGCAGACTCCGGTGGACTAATTATCTTCGGCCAGGCATCAAGCGCGGTAACTTTACGGAACATGAGGAGAAGATAATCATCCACCTGCAAGAACTTCTTGGTAACCGGTAGGTGTAAATCTTTACTTGATCATTGGATCAAAAGGGAAAAAACTAGGCAAGAGTTAGACatgtttcttgaaaaatatggaTAGTTCTAAATATTGGATCCAATTCCAAAAGAAGAGATTATTTGACCGACAAATTAGCTTGCCAAGTAGACATTAATGGTTTCAGGCCGTTAAAGTGCAAGGTTAATTCACAGATTGTATATTTTGTCGCTAATAACAAGTTTGCCTCCTTTTATTTGCAGATGGGCTGCCATAGCTTCATACCTTCCTCACAGGACCGATAATGATATCAAGAACTATTGGAACACTCATCTAAAAAAGAAGCTTAATAAGCTGAAAGGGCAGGGAGATATCAGCATACATGATCATTCATCCACAATCTCGAAAGGCCAATGGGAGAAGAGGCTTCAAACAGACATTCACATGGCCAAACAAGCCTTATGTGAAGCTCTGTGCATCGATAAATCAGACCAGAAAACACCCCCTGATTCAGAAATCTATCCGGTTGCTTCACAAACTGAGACAGTTCCTTCCACCACATACGCATCCAGCGCGGAAAACATAGCTCGTTTGCTCGAAAACTGGACTAAAAAGTATCCGAATACATGGAAAGGCGGTATAAATGAGAGCGATCAGGGTGCTATTTTAGCATACAACCTTTCCATTGGATCAAGTTCGAGCCCGAGTGAAGGAACAATCTGCACAAGAATGTTGAGTTTCAACTCATCAAATTATTCAGATATCTCAGTGTCTGTTTCAGCGGAGGAGGATGCTAAGTTTGATGCTGCGAATTTCACACCTCAAACACATGAGCAAGAGACGCAAATTCCCCTTGGTATGCTGGAGAAATGGCTGTTTGATAATGCAGCTCCGCAAGGGCAGGAAGCTGATTTCATGGACTTGGCTTTGGGGGAAACTACTGTTGATTTGTTCTGaggaaaaaaccaaaaaattgcATTCTTTAGAACAAGTTATCAGTTCGGACAGACAGTAGtatatattatgatagagcGTCATTTCAAATTTTCTGCTATATTTTGGTGTCGTTTTGAGTGAAGTTAGCTACATTTTATTACCATACAATTGATGTTTGTCGTATATTCAATCAAGAAAAATGGCGAGTATCCACTAGATGTAGCAGAATATTTGCAATGATCGAGTCTAGAAGTTATGAGGTGAAATTTCCTGATATTAGGGTCTATTTGTGGGATTTAATGGTAGAAAAAAGTGTAATTACTAATACTTCTCGGAATCAAGTGTTCGTACTTTGTGCACCTTTTGTTGTAATTTCTGGGGAATAAAAGACCAGAATATCATGAAAGCTGTATTTACTCGGGTTCGAGTCTTCTCCATATCCTTAGATtaggatttcaaaaaaaaaaataaatatcatgaaAGCAAATCAAGAGCAATTACATCTTAAATATGGGCAAGGGAAGAATAAACTTAGCCTATTTGATGGACATAGACATAGCAGCAACCCTATTTAAACCATGAAGTGATTTGGAGATCAATTTCATTTCCCAATAACATGTATACATAAATACCCGAGTTGATATTCGGGTGACAATGATCAAAGTTCGATTCCTCTGTTTCATTCTCCTCGGATTAATAGAACAT
This window of the Primulina huaijiensis isolate GDHJ02 chromosome 3, ASM1229523v2, whole genome shotgun sequence genome carries:
- the LOC140972893 gene encoding protein PHYTOCHROME KINASE SUBSTRATE 3-like, giving the protein MENEDNMSLRVASFSCYLDRDKENLVRRISAQETPLVINSGKGKSPSIKSPFHANISHSKDAQDSLKNGRTDSFSYLNTSGENFVFKVPRQIQDPVSAFTFSQDHHSKDGEISVFGADRYFNMKLEYTSGLKREFNKNRPVNLPRISSNAFKETRSLASETSSWTSQTEIMQNLRRNYSQTKQKKSTSWRIFAGFGCQVPCFDKKNVKINDQIIPHDITYKTSKAGRTGSDRISHHLTKNPDQESQYFIIDKIEIEEEKSEEARFSIEVFGSRISSKGDIATNLERKLSMLTWDAIPDGKSHQNSIPAASTIGTSTIICDDMASDASSDLFEIDNISGCINQILASKTDQDDVVSCCMSPISQYAPSEASIQWSVVTAGAVDYSSVLSDTEERCVSISGDMVSRNNNMNPRNRNGGGKEAQKIRPGGLLGCKNQKSVDVADQIVCLKALEKVKH
- the LOC140972895 gene encoding myb-related protein 306-like — protein: MGRPPCCETIGVKKGPWTPEEDIILVSYIQEQGAGNWRAVPFNTGLLRCSKSCRLRWTNYLRPGIKRGNFTEHEEKIIIHLQELLGNRWAAIASYLPHRTDNDIKNYWNTHLKKKLNKLKGQGDISIHDHSSTISKGQWEKRLQTDIHMAKQALCEALCIDKSDQKTPPDSEIYPVASQTETVPSTTYASSAENIARLLENWTKKYPNTWKGGINESDQGAILAYNLSIGSSSSPSEGTICTRMLSFNSSNYSDISVSVSAEEDAKFDAANFTPQTHEQETQIPLGMLEKWLFDNAAPQGQEADFMDLALGETTVDLF